One window of the Shewanella cyperi genome contains the following:
- the rsmE gene encoding 16S rRNA (uracil(1498)-N(3))-methyltransferase: MRVPRIYQPFPLSPGAELALDEDGAAHIGRVLRMGPGEQLCLFNGDGKDYLAEITEAGKKSVTVRVLSGQTNESESPLHLHLGQVISRGDRMDFTLQKSVELGVNTITPLFSERCGVKLSGERLDKRIQQWQKIVISACEQSGRSTVPEVRPAMELADWCAENTTALKLNLHPRAAHGINGLPLENKRIRLLIGPEGGLSAEEIAMTENHAFTDVLLGPRVLRTETAALTAITALQLRLGDLG, from the coding sequence ATGAGAGTGCCACGTATTTATCAACCCTTTCCCCTGAGCCCTGGCGCAGAACTGGCCCTGGATGAAGACGGTGCGGCCCACATAGGTCGGGTGCTGCGCATGGGTCCGGGTGAGCAGTTGTGCCTGTTCAACGGCGACGGCAAGGATTATCTGGCCGAAATCACCGAGGCCGGTAAGAAATCCGTCACTGTGCGGGTCCTGTCCGGGCAGACCAATGAGTCCGAGTCGCCCTTGCACTTACACCTGGGACAGGTGATTTCCCGCGGCGATCGTATGGATTTTACCCTGCAAAAATCGGTGGAGCTTGGGGTCAACACCATTACCCCGCTGTTTTCCGAACGCTGCGGCGTCAAGCTCAGCGGTGAGCGCCTGGATAAACGTATCCAGCAGTGGCAGAAGATAGTCATCAGCGCCTGTGAACAATCGGGCCGCAGCACAGTACCCGAAGTCAGACCGGCAATGGAATTGGCTGACTGGTGCGCCGAAAACACCACGGCGCTCAAACTCAATCTGCATCCGAGGGCGGCACACGGTATCAATGGTCTGCCACTGGAGAACAAGCGCATCCGCCTGTTGATCGGCCCTGAAGGGGGACTTTCTGCCGAGGAGATAGCCATGACAGAGAACCACGCCTTCACCGACGTATTGCTTGGCCCCCGGGTGTTGCGTACCGAAACCGCCGCCCTGACCGCCATTACAGCCCTGCAGCTCAGACTTGGCGATCTGGGCTGA
- a CDS encoding endonuclease, with protein MLRAALLFLLFFPVSLLASTGHPSDFSQAKKLARNIYQTQLPLQSFYCGCDIKLQGKQWQPELARCGYQVRKQAQRAGRIEWEHIVPAWELGHQRQCWQKGGRKQCAEQDPQFRRMEADLHNLVPAIGEVNGDRSNFRFSQWNAMAGQYGSCDMVVDFKGRKVQPPARSRGAIARTYLYMQQSYKLALSSSQLKLFQAWDKTYPVDMIECKRDKAIAEVQGNHNPFVAKACQSHPSAAKVAD; from the coding sequence TTGCTCAGAGCTGCGCTGCTGTTTTTGCTGTTTTTTCCTGTTTCGCTGTTGGCCTCAACCGGTCATCCAAGTGATTTTTCCCAGGCCAAGAAGCTGGCCCGCAATATTTATCAAACCCAATTGCCGCTGCAGAGCTTTTATTGCGGCTGCGACATCAAGCTGCAGGGCAAGCAATGGCAGCCGGAGCTCGCCCGCTGTGGCTACCAGGTGCGCAAACAGGCCCAAAGGGCCGGGCGAATCGAATGGGAACACATAGTACCTGCCTGGGAGCTGGGACATCAGCGCCAATGCTGGCAAAAGGGCGGCCGCAAGCAGTGTGCCGAGCAGGATCCGCAATTCAGGCGCATGGAAGCCGATCTTCACAACCTGGTGCCGGCCATAGGTGAGGTTAACGGCGATCGCAGCAACTTCCGCTTCAGTCAGTGGAATGCCATGGCAGGCCAATACGGCAGTTGTGACATGGTGGTGGACTTCAAGGGCCGCAAGGTACAGCCGCCGGCACGCAGTCGCGGGGCCATAGCCCGAACTTATCTATACATGCAACAGAGCTATAAACTCGCCCTGTCCAGCAGCCAATTAAAGTTATTCCAGGCATGGGATAAAACTTATCCAGTTGATATGATTGAATGCAAACGCGATAAGGCCATAGCCGAGGTGCAGGGAAATCATAATCCCTTTGTGGCGAAAGCCTGCCAGTCTCACCCGAGCGCGGCAAAGGTTGCCGACTGA
- a CDS encoding SprT family zinc-dependent metalloprotease, with the protein MFKRLFSRAHRPVIQGAREAQCVPATRAQEEAQIHLESACLRAEAVLGIQVPRPALSFKLRGRCAGMAHLQENRMRLNAVLLEENPQVFFTEVIPHELCHLLAYRQHGRVAPHGREWQALMRGVFGLAPRTTHSLDTQSVSRSVDYRCGCGTVPLSIRRHNKVVRGQSQYLCRRCGQRLSAA; encoded by the coding sequence ATGTTCAAGCGCTTGTTCAGCCGAGCCCACAGGCCCGTAATTCAGGGAGCGAGAGAAGCTCAGTGTGTTCCCGCCACCCGGGCGCAGGAAGAGGCGCAAATTCATCTGGAAAGTGCCTGCTTGCGGGCCGAAGCCGTGCTTGGCATCCAGGTGCCACGCCCCGCCCTCAGTTTCAAACTCAGGGGCCGCTGTGCCGGAATGGCCCACTTGCAGGAAAACCGTATGCGCCTCAATGCGGTGCTGCTGGAAGAAAATCCGCAGGTATTCTTCACCGAGGTCATTCCCCACGAACTCTGTCACCTGCTGGCTTACCGCCAGCATGGCCGGGTTGCCCCCCATGGCCGCGAATGGCAAGCCCTGATGCGCGGCGTCTTTGGCCTGGCACCCCGTACCACCCACAGCCTGGACACCCAGTCTGTCAGTCGCAGCGTCGACTATCGCTGCGGCTGCGGCACCGTCCCCCTGTCCATTCGGCGTCACAACAAGGTGGTTCGCGGCCAAAGCCAATACCTGTGCCGCCGCTGTGGCCAAAGGCTCAGCGCTGCCTGA
- a CDS encoding C15 family peptidase: MFKRLLPAMLSLGLTAAPFAVFANLDVEEARLTKAYSELPEVSQRYQGLLEGLVEKYAASTEELAVTNTMAHQGLRLWQQAVRDVQSGNLDDRPLYWSRLAMRTKLKQEKPGFNIAPWQRDILVKAVEKSSRGFSDIHFADDVQLKILLTGFDPFFLDRNIGQSNPSGLVALMLDGYRFEVNGKKAQVETVMVPVRFADFDQGIIESLLTPFYRNNSINMVLTVSMGRDNFDLERFPGRNRSAEAPDNLNVMTGASKTAPLAPMLDGKMLNGDEFVQFSLPVAAMQAVKGRWQVNDNHRVTTLQRGEFDAASLKELTDATSVEGSGGGYLSNEISYRAILLQQQFGRTLPVGHIHTPRIAGYNADEEGAIAEQVKAMVEAAAKAL, encoded by the coding sequence ATGTTCAAGCGCCTGCTTCCGGCAATGCTCTCTTTGGGGCTGACAGCCGCGCCATTTGCCGTTTTTGCCAACCTGGATGTCGAGGAGGCCCGTCTGACCAAGGCCTACAGTGAACTCCCCGAAGTCAGCCAGCGTTATCAGGGTTTATTGGAGGGACTGGTGGAAAAGTATGCCGCCAGCACCGAAGAGTTGGCCGTCACCAATACCATGGCACACCAGGGTCTGCGCCTGTGGCAGCAGGCGGTGCGCGATGTGCAATCGGGCAACCTGGACGACAGGCCGCTGTACTGGTCCCGACTGGCCATGCGCACCAAGCTCAAGCAGGAGAAACCAGGCTTCAACATCGCCCCCTGGCAGCGCGACATTCTGGTCAAGGCCGTGGAAAAATCCTCCCGCGGCTTCAGTGACATCCATTTTGCCGACGATGTGCAGCTGAAAATCCTGCTCACCGGTTTCGATCCTTTCTTCCTCGACCGCAATATAGGCCAGAGCAACCCGTCGGGTCTGGTGGCGCTGATGCTCGATGGTTACCGCTTTGAGGTTAACGGCAAAAAGGCCCAGGTGGAAACCGTGATGGTTCCGGTGCGTTTTGCCGACTTCGATCAGGGCATAATTGAGTCTTTACTGACGCCCTTCTACCGCAATAACAGCATCAACATGGTGCTGACCGTCAGCATGGGCCGGGACAATTTTGATCTTGAGCGCTTCCCCGGACGCAACCGCAGCGCCGAAGCCCCCGATAACCTCAATGTGATGACGGGTGCCAGCAAGACCGCGCCTCTGGCTCCCATGCTGGATGGCAAGATGTTGAACGGCGACGAATTTGTGCAATTCTCACTGCCGGTCGCCGCCATGCAGGCCGTCAAGGGACGCTGGCAAGTCAACGACAACCACAGGGTCACCACCTTGCAGCGGGGCGAATTCGATGCCGCTTCCCTGAAGGAACTGACCGATGCCACCTCGGTGGAAGGCTCAGGTGGCGGATACCTGTCCAACGAGATTTCCTACCGCGCCATCTTGCTGCAACAGCAGTTCGGTCGCACCCTGCCCGTGGGCCATATCCACACCCCCAGGATCGCCGGCTATAACGCCGATGAAGAGGGCGCCATAGCCGAGCAAGTGAAGGCCATGGTGGAGGCCGCCGCCAAGGCGCTGTAA
- a CDS encoding LysR family transcriptional regulator, with amino-acid sequence MPDLNGMALFAAVVRSQGFSQAARDTGLPKSTISRKVAQLEEQLGVRLLQRDTRNLSLTQVGALFYQHCESIVNEVEAAKAVIEHTQNDVSGSLRIAIPVSFSQELIAKLCSGFMRLYPNVQLDVQFTDSDVGLVGEGFDVAIKYGPLQSSDLVARLLFERQPILVASPGYLKTKGIPATPSELGDHSGILLGTSRSAPIWPLGKGSRKTMVSFNRKVRVNSSIMVKQLALDDFGIAMLSHSVCKKELASGALVPILPEWPMEPFKVYGVYSSRRQLATNISVFLDFFAKRIGSQESLLGMMG; translated from the coding sequence ATGCCAGATTTGAATGGGATGGCGCTGTTTGCCGCAGTGGTCAGATCTCAGGGTTTCAGTCAGGCGGCCCGGGATACCGGCCTGCCAAAATCCACCATAAGTCGCAAAGTTGCCCAATTGGAAGAACAACTTGGCGTGCGATTGCTGCAAAGAGATACCCGCAATCTGAGTCTGACCCAGGTAGGCGCCCTCTTTTATCAGCATTGCGAGTCCATAGTCAACGAAGTGGAGGCGGCCAAGGCCGTCATAGAACATACCCAAAACGATGTCAGCGGCTCGCTGCGCATTGCCATTCCTGTGTCCTTCAGCCAGGAGCTGATTGCCAAGCTCTGCAGTGGCTTTATGCGCCTCTACCCCAATGTGCAGCTGGATGTGCAATTTACCGATTCGGACGTGGGTCTGGTGGGTGAAGGTTTTGATGTCGCCATCAAATACGGCCCGTTACAATCCTCGGATCTGGTTGCTCGCTTGCTGTTCGAGCGCCAACCCATATTGGTGGCCAGCCCAGGTTATTTAAAAACCAAGGGCATCCCAGCCACCCCCTCTGAGCTGGGGGATCACTCAGGCATTTTGCTGGGAACCTCCCGTTCGGCTCCCATCTGGCCGCTGGGCAAGGGCAGCCGCAAGACCATGGTCAGTTTTAACCGTAAAGTGCGGGTCAACAGCTCCATCATGGTCAAACAGCTGGCGTTGGATGACTTCGGTATCGCCATGCTGTCCCATTCGGTGTGCAAAAAGGAGTTGGCCAGTGGCGCTCTGGTCCCCATATTGCCCGAATGGCCCATGGAGCCCTTCAAGGTCTATGGGGTCTATTCCAGCCGTCGCCAGTTGGCCACCAATATCAGTGTGTTTCTGGACTTTTTCGCCAAACGTATCGGCAGCCAGGAGTCCCTGCTCGGCATGATGGGCTGA
- a CDS encoding ATP-binding protein gives MTSKKQPVTTTQAQTPDPLFLQAEHLAKDFSLFPKHSKQSLSDEIKGLLDDDAIQANLKTLAKLDVDGYVAKVIQPTQDKNRPGAKRIIADLKGKVITETHMGSFYSAEVDLSFGSRNRRIGFIAQERTTANGAWMPEHHLAACKAIRHFAELSMPIVYLIDTPGADAGEIANSNNQAHSISKAIAESANVDVPTVGIVIGAGYSGGAIPLAAANILLSLRDGIFNTIQPQGLQSIARKYNLSWQECAKSVGVSPEELYTAGCIDGIIDFSPSDRDERQHNLRRAIISSIEAVERAAVKFVKESEDLREHYDRSLHRFLNPSPNIKALDTTANMAVASSPTMHLNLFGSAYRYLRYLTLRSRIHSISQEQYGRLSKVSVPEGDLLERIQKEQEKVFQSWLSAPDKVVYDEELSKLWNNFVAKRADIATERNMLTRLILGEPKENYKKARKALMFNIVWSLFHRWKANAANNFKGLIHYLETLPAEVTQADWPELNNLTVLDVVVNHELREDFIWQCYNILIFNALYDNVVGSLASIAKEAMMSKSLSRASVDSLLHKAIDRALSTQDIANDKSKFYKWLKYFMSQSNRAELLTKTEQWKSVGFPQLNDSLFVILTYFFERLLPEYFDSEEDNGKYTGTINPVRIGRRKDFWNRLTMGYQDLLIQKVLRDEKKAGKMTWENVINRFFKHFEEINGDKMSANLLNFPGFRLSIEDAIDKGIRPCGLITGVADFEHQGSSLKVGLAVSNTAFQAGAFDMASAEKFSALLIECAKRKLPVICFISSGGMQTKEGAAALFSMAVVNDRITRFIRDNELPVLMFGFGDCTGGAQASFVTHPLVQTYYLSGTNMPFAGQMVVPAYLPSTSTLSNYLSKVPGAMNGLVYNPFSDTLDGQLASIDPLMPMPATRIEDVITNALSTLVPDTQVEDEEIRQDDPRALMKPIDKVLVHARGCTAVKLIRKAHDNNINVVLVASDPDMTAVPADMLKENDKLVCLGGNTSDESYLNAYSVLKVAEYEQVDALHPGIGFLSESPQFAALCVNNGVNFVGPSVHSMTTMGNKSNAIKTSQAQNVPVVPGSHGILSNAEQAVNVASEIGYPVLLKAVQGGGGKGIQVVRRPEDMIPLFMKTSTEAAAAFGNGDLYLEKYVTSLRHIEVQLLRDKFGNTKVLGLRDCSVQRNNQKVIEESGSTMLPPELKQQVLDYTRALGDAVDYMGAGTVEFIYNLDANEVYFMEMNTRLQVEHPVTEATSGIDIVSAQFDIAAGRSIEKLEPKEIGYAMEVRVTAEKAALDSNGVLQLVPNPGKITECVLPERDYVEIISIAAEGKEVSPYYDSLIAQIIVRGENREDVVAKLYDYLDSVVIKGIATNIPLLKRILKDATFNEGVYDTNYLPRLLAELDIPALIAEMEAAAETQGVDTESLRVGESNELKVLAQGAGIFYTSPAPGEADFVKEGDVVTVDQTLALTEAMKMFSQVTLAGFNRKGAVLYPEDQKYRIERILNTNGQQVSQGDLLFVVSPVEA, from the coding sequence ATGACCAGCAAAAAGCAGCCCGTAACAACGACTCAAGCACAGACGCCCGATCCCCTGTTTTTGCAGGCGGAGCATCTGGCAAAGGATTTTTCGCTGTTTCCCAAACACAGCAAACAGAGTTTATCTGATGAAATTAAAGGCCTGTTGGATGATGATGCCATCCAGGCCAACCTGAAGACCCTGGCCAAACTGGACGTAGATGGCTATGTGGCCAAGGTGATCCAGCCCACCCAGGATAAGAATCGTCCCGGTGCCAAGCGTATCATTGCCGATTTGAAAGGCAAGGTGATCACCGAGACCCATATGGGCTCCTTCTACAGCGCCGAGGTAGATCTCAGTTTCGGCAGCCGTAACCGTCGTATCGGTTTCATCGCCCAGGAGCGCACCACAGCCAACGGTGCCTGGATGCCCGAGCATCACCTGGCGGCCTGCAAGGCCATTCGCCATTTCGCCGAACTGTCCATGCCCATTGTGTACCTTATCGACACCCCCGGTGCCGATGCGGGTGAAATTGCCAACAGCAACAACCAGGCACACTCCATTTCCAAGGCCATTGCCGAGAGTGCCAACGTCGACGTGCCAACCGTAGGTATAGTGATTGGTGCCGGTTATTCCGGTGGTGCCATCCCCCTGGCTGCAGCCAACATTCTGTTGTCTTTGCGCGACGGTATCTTCAACACCATTCAGCCCCAGGGTCTGCAAAGCATTGCCCGCAAATACAACCTGTCATGGCAGGAATGTGCCAAGTCCGTGGGTGTATCTCCGGAAGAGCTGTACACAGCCGGTTGTATCGACGGCATTATCGACTTTTCACCCTCAGATCGCGACGAGCGTCAGCACAACCTGCGCCGCGCTATCATCAGCTCCATTGAGGCCGTAGAGCGTGCCGCAGTGAAGTTTGTGAAAGAGTCCGAAGATCTGCGTGAACACTATGACCGTTCGCTGCATCGCTTCCTGAATCCATCGCCAAACATCAAGGCCCTGGACACCACAGCCAATATGGCGGTGGCCAGCAGCCCGACCATGCATCTGAACCTGTTCGGCAGCGCTTACCGTTATCTGCGTTACCTGACCCTGCGCAGTCGAATTCATTCCATCTCCCAGGAGCAATACGGTCGCCTGTCCAAGGTGAGTGTGCCCGAGGGTGATCTGCTGGAACGTATCCAGAAGGAACAGGAAAAGGTATTCCAGTCCTGGTTGTCTGCACCGGACAAGGTGGTATACGACGAGGAACTGTCCAAGCTGTGGAATAACTTTGTTGCCAAGCGTGCCGATATCGCCACCGAGCGCAACATGCTGACCCGTTTGATTCTGGGTGAGCCGAAAGAGAATTACAAAAAGGCCCGCAAGGCGCTGATGTTCAACATCGTTTGGTCTCTGTTCCATCGCTGGAAAGCCAACGCCGCCAACAACTTCAAGGGCCTGATCCACTATCTGGAGACACTGCCTGCCGAAGTGACCCAGGCCGATTGGCCCGAGCTGAACAACCTGACAGTGCTGGACGTGGTGGTTAATCACGAACTGCGTGAAGACTTTATTTGGCAATGCTATAACATATTGATCTTCAACGCCCTGTACGACAACGTGGTCGGCAGCCTGGCATCCATCGCCAAGGAAGCCATGATGTCCAAGAGCCTGTCCCGCGCCTCTGTGGACAGTCTGCTGCACAAGGCAATCGACCGTGCCCTGTCTACCCAGGACATAGCCAACGACAAGAGCAAGTTCTACAAGTGGCTGAAGTACTTTATGTCTCAGTCCAACCGTGCCGAACTGCTGACCAAGACTGAGCAGTGGAAAAGCGTGGGCTTCCCACAGCTGAACGACTCTCTGTTCGTTATCCTGACCTACTTCTTCGAGCGCCTGTTGCCCGAGTATTTCGACAGCGAAGAAGACAACGGCAAGTACACAGGCACCATCAACCCGGTGCGTATCGGTCGTCGTAAAGACTTCTGGAACCGCCTGACCATGGGCTACCAGGATCTGCTGATCCAGAAAGTGCTGCGTGATGAGAAGAAGGCCGGCAAGATGACCTGGGAAAATGTCATCAACCGCTTCTTCAAGCATTTCGAAGAGATCAATGGCGACAAGATGTCTGCCAACCTGCTCAACTTCCCCGGTTTCCGTTTGTCCATTGAAGATGCTATCGACAAGGGCATCCGTCCTTGTGGTCTGATCACAGGTGTGGCCGATTTTGAACATCAGGGCAGCAGCCTCAAGGTGGGTTTGGCCGTGTCCAACACCGCCTTCCAGGCCGGTGCCTTCGATATGGCCTCCGCCGAGAAGTTCTCTGCCCTGCTGATCGAGTGTGCCAAGCGCAAGCTGCCGGTGATCTGCTTTATCTCCTCTGGTGGTATGCAGACCAAGGAAGGCGCCGCGGCACTGTTCTCCATGGCTGTGGTGAACGATCGTATTACCCGTTTTATCCGTGACAACGAACTGCCGGTGCTGATGTTCGGTTTCGGTGACTGTACCGGTGGTGCCCAGGCGTCCTTCGTGACCCATCCTCTGGTGCAGACCTACTACCTGTCCGGTACCAACATGCCGTTCGCCGGCCAGATGGTGGTACCGGCTTACCTGCCGTCCACTTCGACCCTGTCCAACTACCTGTCCAAGGTACCGGGTGCCATGAACGGGCTGGTGTACAACCCCTTCAGCGACACTCTGGACGGTCAACTGGCGAGCATAGATCCGCTGATGCCAATGCCTGCGACCCGCATTGAGGATGTGATCACCAACGCCCTGTCTACCCTGGTACCCGATACCCAGGTGGAAGACGAGGAAATCCGTCAGGATGACCCACGTGCGCTGATGAAGCCCATCGACAAGGTGCTGGTACACGCCCGTGGCTGTACTGCGGTGAAACTGATCCGCAAGGCACACGACAACAATATCAATGTGGTGCTGGTGGCCTCGGATCCCGACATGACAGCCGTACCGGCCGACATGCTGAAGGAAAACGACAAGCTGGTGTGTCTGGGTGGTAACACCTCCGACGAATCTTACCTGAACGCTTACTCAGTGCTGAAAGTGGCCGAGTACGAGCAGGTTGACGCACTGCACCCTGGTATCGGCTTCCTGTCCGAAAGCCCACAGTTTGCGGCCCTGTGTGTGAACAACGGTGTGAACTTTGTGGGTCCGAGTGTGCACTCCATGACCACCATGGGTAACAAGTCCAACGCCATCAAGACCTCCCAGGCCCAGAACGTGCCTGTGGTACCCGGTTCTCACGGCATTCTGTCCAACGCCGAGCAGGCGGTGAACGTGGCCAGTGAAATCGGTTATCCGGTACTGCTCAAGGCGGTACAGGGCGGTGGTGGTAAGGGTATCCAGGTGGTGAGGCGCCCCGAGGATATGATCCCGCTGTTTATGAAGACCTCCACCGAAGCGGCTGCCGCGTTCGGTAATGGCGACCTGTACCTGGAAAAATATGTGACTTCACTGCGTCACATCGAAGTTCAGTTGCTGCGTGACAAGTTCGGTAACACCAAGGTACTGGGTCTGCGTGACTGTTCGGTACAACGTAACAACCAGAAGGTGATCGAAGAGTCAGGTTCCACCATGCTGCCGCCTGAACTGAAGCAGCAGGTGCTGGATTACACCCGTGCCCTCGGTGATGCCGTGGATTACATGGGCGCAGGTACTGTGGAATTCATCTACAACCTGGATGCCAACGAAGTGTACTTCATGGAGATGAACACCCGTCTGCAGGTGGAACACCCAGTGACCGAGGCCACCTCAGGTATCGACATAGTTTCTGCCCAATTCGACATCGCTGCCGGTCGCTCCATCGAGAAGCTGGAACCGAAAGAAATTGGCTACGCCATGGAAGTGCGCGTGACCGCCGAGAAGGCCGCGCTCGACAGCAATGGTGTACTGCAACTGGTACCGAACCCAGGCAAGATCACCGAGTGTGTACTGCCTGAGCGCGACTATGTGGAAATCATCTCCATCGCTGCCGAAGGCAAAGAAGTGTCGCCTTACTACGACAGTCTGATTGCCCAGATCATTGTTCGTGGTGAAAACCGTGAAGACGTGGTCGCCAAGCTCTATGACTACCTCGACAGCGTAGTGATCAAGGGTATTGCCACCAACATTCCATTGCTGAAGCGTATCCTCAAGGATGCCACCTTCAACGAAGGCGTGTATGACACCAACTACCTGCCACGCCTGTTGGCCGAGCTGGATATCCCTGCGCTGATTGCCGAGATGGAAGCTGCCGCCGAGACCCAGGGTGTAGACACCGAATCTCTGCGTGTGGGTGAGTCCAACGAACTCAAGGTGTTGGCACAGGGCGCAGGTATCTTCTATACCTCTCCCGCTCCCGGCGAAGCCGACTTCGTCAAGGAAGGCGATGTAGTGACAGTGGATCAAACCCTGGCTCTGACCGAAGCCATGAAGATGTTCTCCCAGGTGACACTGGCCGGCTTCAACCGCAAGGGTGCAGTGCTCTATCCGGAAGATCAGAAATACCGCATTGAGCGTATCCTCAACACCAATGGTCAACAGGTGTCTCAAGGGGATCTGCTGTTCGTGGTATCGCCCGTCGAAGCCTGA
- a CDS encoding diguanylate cyclase, with translation MVWRGKLMACVLLFVPVMAMGAQPRHIRVCVDPDWLPFEALHEGRHIGISSDYLRYVADYLGFSIELIPTSSWQDTLELLKRGGCQLSPMLNKTRERNAYLRFSDVYFRSPNVLVSTKEQPFLQSFEQIGDRSVAVPRGYRLQEYVKSYYPRVRLRLVSSEREGLAAVATGKADLYVGAMFSVNAQIQDSGLSNLKIAGWGGPEDELRMAVIPELEPMLKDINAALANISDQQRLAFYQKWNNIQVIDETDYDLLYWGLGLAFLSSLLLFMRNQIISRYNSELMLKNQQLEQMREDLQASNRELAFLSWHDPLTRLYNRHYVNQWVDDNPATLAGRHYPICLMIIDVDFFKEINDEHGHNTGDQVLVELASVLQSQLQQDDILARWGGEEFVIVCQRCSPEQGVTRAEALLAAVTAKRFCKGISLGCSVGLAVLRPDESMLSCLERADKALYQAKSEGRHRAIMALD, from the coding sequence ATGGTTTGGCGCGGCAAACTGATGGCCTGTGTTTTGTTATTTGTCCCTGTCATGGCCATGGGGGCCCAGCCCCGGCATATACGTGTCTGTGTCGATCCGGATTGGCTCCCTTTTGAGGCCCTGCATGAAGGCCGTCATATAGGAATTTCATCGGACTACTTGCGTTATGTGGCTGATTATCTGGGGTTCAGCATTGAGCTTATCCCTACCAGCAGTTGGCAGGACACCCTGGAGCTGCTCAAGCGGGGCGGCTGTCAACTCAGCCCCATGCTGAACAAAACCCGCGAGCGCAATGCTTACCTCAGATTCAGTGATGTTTATTTCCGCTCACCCAATGTGCTGGTATCCACCAAGGAGCAGCCTTTTTTGCAGAGTTTTGAGCAAATTGGCGATCGCTCGGTGGCGGTGCCGAGGGGCTATCGGCTGCAGGAATACGTTAAATCCTATTATCCCAGGGTGAGGTTGCGCCTGGTCTCCAGCGAGCGCGAAGGCTTGGCTGCGGTGGCCACAGGCAAGGCCGATCTCTATGTCGGCGCCATGTTTTCGGTGAATGCCCAGATCCAGGATAGCGGTCTTTCAAATCTCAAGATCGCCGGTTGGGGTGGGCCCGAGGATGAATTGCGGATGGCGGTGATCCCCGAGCTGGAGCCCATGCTCAAGGATATCAATGCCGCGCTTGCCAATATCAGCGATCAGCAGCGCCTCGCCTTTTACCAGAAGTGGAACAATATTCAGGTCATAGATGAGACCGACTACGACCTGCTCTACTGGGGGTTGGGCTTGGCCTTTCTGAGCAGTCTGTTACTGTTTATGCGCAATCAGATTATCAGCCGCTACAACAGTGAATTGATGTTGAAAAACCAACAGTTGGAGCAGATGCGTGAGGACTTGCAGGCTTCCAACCGTGAGCTGGCCTTCCTTTCCTGGCACGACCCCCTGACGCGGCTGTACAACCGCCACTATGTTAATCAGTGGGTTGATGACAACCCCGCCACCCTGGCCGGACGGCACTATCCCATTTGTCTGATGATCATTGACGTGGACTTTTTCAAAGAGATCAATGATGAACATGGACACAACACAGGAGATCAGGTTCTGGTGGAACTGGCAAGCGTGTTGCAGTCGCAATTGCAGCAGGACGATATTCTTGCCCGTTGGGGAGGTGAAGAATTTGTCATAGTGTGCCAGCGCTGCTCACCGGAGCAGGGGGTTACCCGGGCCGAAGCCTTGCTTGCCGCGGTAACCGCCAAACGATTTTGCAAAGGTATATCCCTGGGTTGCAGTGTGGGACTGGCGGTACTGCGACCGGATGAATCCATGCTGTCGTGCCTGGAACGAGCCGACAAAGCCCTGTATCAGGCCAAGTCCGAGGGGCGCCATCGCGCCATAATGGCCCTGGATTAA